The proteins below come from a single Serratia fonticola genomic window:
- the ansB gene encoding L-asparaginase 2 encodes MKSVKLSVLALLLSGVCGSALALPNITLLATGGTIAGGGDSATKSNYTAGKLGVEALVDAVPELKKVANVQGEQVVNIGSQDMNDEVWLKLVKKINADCAKTDGFVITHGTDTLEETAYFLDLTVKCDKPVVIVGAMRPATAMSADGPFNLYNAVVTAADPQSAKRGVLVVMNDTVLDGRDVTKTNTTGVQTFQSPNFGPLGYIHNGKIDYQRSPQRKHTSETPFNVDQMSTLPTVGIIYNYANASDAPAKALIAEGYQGIVSAGVGNGNLYKTVFDTLATAAHNGVAVVRSSRVPTGSTTEDAEVDDTKLGFVAAGTLNPQKARILLQLALTQTKDAKQIQAMFNQY; translated from the coding sequence ATGAAATCAGTGAAACTTAGCGTATTGGCACTACTGTTGTCCGGGGTTTGTGGTTCGGCACTGGCGTTACCTAATATCACCTTGCTGGCCACCGGCGGTACTATCGCTGGCGGCGGCGACTCGGCCACCAAGTCTAACTACACTGCGGGTAAACTGGGTGTAGAGGCGTTGGTGGATGCGGTGCCGGAGTTGAAAAAAGTTGCCAACGTGCAGGGCGAGCAGGTGGTCAACATCGGTTCGCAGGATATGAATGACGAAGTCTGGCTCAAGCTGGTCAAGAAAATTAATGCCGACTGTGCCAAAACCGATGGTTTCGTGATCACCCACGGTACCGACACGCTGGAGGAGACCGCCTATTTCCTGGATCTCACCGTCAAATGCGATAAGCCGGTAGTGATCGTGGGGGCGATGCGCCCGGCAACGGCCATGAGTGCCGATGGCCCATTTAACTTGTATAACGCAGTTGTCACAGCCGCTGACCCTCAATCGGCCAAGCGTGGCGTGCTGGTGGTGATGAATGATACGGTGCTCGATGGCCGCGACGTGACCAAAACCAATACCACCGGCGTACAGACTTTCCAGTCACCTAATTTTGGCCCGTTGGGGTACATCCACAACGGCAAAATCGACTACCAACGTTCGCCACAGCGCAAGCACACCAGCGAAACGCCGTTTAACGTCGACCAGATGAGTACGCTGCCGACGGTCGGTATTATCTATAACTATGCCAATGCCTCCGATGCGCCAGCCAAAGCGCTGATCGCCGAAGGTTATCAAGGGATCGTCAGCGCCGGTGTGGGTAACGGCAACCTGTATAAAACCGTGTTTGATACGCTGGCCACGGCGGCCCATAACGGCGTGGCGGTAGTGCGTTCCTCCCGCGTGCCTACCGGTTCCACCACTGAAGATGCGGAAGTGGATGATACTAAACTCGGTTTTGTGGCAGCCGGAACGCTGAATCCGCAAAAAGCGAGAATTTTGCTGCAGCTGGCATTAACCCAAACCAAAGACGCCAAACAGATCCAGGCGATGTTTAATCAGTATTGA
- the aroA gene encoding 3-phosphoshikimate 1-carboxyvinyltransferase, protein MVDSLTLQPVALVDGTVNLPGSKSVSNRALLLAALARGTTRLTNLLDSDDVRHMLNALQALGVSYQLSDDRTTCSVEGNAGPLVATQPLELFLGNAGTAMRPLAAALCLGEGDVVLTGEPRMKERPIGHLVDALRQGGAQIDYLEQTDYPPVRLRGGFRGGDVSVDGSVSSQFLTALLMMAPLAAQDTAIHILGELVSKPYIDITLHLMSTFGVEVTHDNYRVFHIRGQQTYRSPGDYLVEGDASSASYFLAAAAIKGGTVRVTGIGKKSVQGDTKFADVLEKMGARITWGDDFIECSRGELKGIDMDMNHIPDAAMTIATTALFATGPTTIRNIYNWRVKETDRLAAMATELRKVGAEVDEGEDYIHVVPPSKLQFAEIGTYNDHRMAMCFSLVALSDTPVTILDPKCTAKTFPDYFEQLARISQLA, encoded by the coding sequence ATGGTGGATTCCCTGACGTTACAACCGGTTGCTTTGGTCGATGGCACCGTCAACTTACCCGGCTCCAAGAGCGTATCCAATCGGGCTTTGCTACTGGCTGCGCTGGCGCGGGGAACAACCCGGCTGACCAACCTGCTGGATAGCGACGACGTGCGTCATATGCTGAATGCCTTGCAAGCGCTGGGGGTGAGTTACCAGCTCTCCGACGATCGCACCACCTGTTCCGTTGAGGGTAACGCTGGCCCGTTGGTCGCCACGCAGCCGTTGGAGCTGTTCCTCGGTAATGCCGGTACGGCAATGCGTCCATTAGCGGCGGCACTGTGCCTGGGTGAGGGCGACGTGGTGTTGACCGGCGAACCGCGCATGAAAGAGCGCCCGATTGGCCATCTGGTAGATGCCTTACGCCAGGGCGGAGCGCAAATCGATTACCTTGAACAAACCGATTATCCACCTGTGCGTCTGCGTGGCGGTTTCCGCGGCGGCGACGTCAGCGTTGACGGCAGCGTATCCAGTCAGTTCCTGACTGCCTTGCTGATGATGGCACCGTTGGCGGCCCAAGACACCGCTATCCATATTTTGGGTGAGCTGGTTTCCAAACCTTATATCGATATTACCCTGCACCTGATGAGTACTTTCGGCGTTGAAGTCACGCACGACAACTATCGCGTGTTCCATATCCGTGGGCAGCAGACTTACCGTTCGCCAGGCGACTATCTGGTGGAGGGCGATGCCTCTTCGGCATCCTATTTCCTGGCCGCTGCCGCGATTAAGGGCGGCACCGTGCGTGTCACCGGTATCGGTAAGAAAAGCGTGCAAGGCGATACCAAATTTGCCGATGTGCTGGAAAAAATGGGCGCGCGCATCACCTGGGGCGATGACTTTATCGAGTGTAGCCGCGGTGAGTTGAAAGGCATCGATATGGACATGAACCACATTCCAGATGCGGCGATGACCATTGCCACCACCGCGCTGTTCGCGACCGGGCCGACCACCATCCGCAATATCTACAACTGGCGGGTAAAAGAAACCGACCGTTTGGCGGCGATGGCAACAGAACTGCGCAAAGTGGGTGCAGAGGTCGATGAAGGTGAGGATTACATTCACGTCGTGCCGCCAAGCAAGCTGCAGTTTGCCGAGATTGGTACCTACAACGATCACCGCATGGCGATGTGTTTCTCGCTGGTGGCGCTGTCCGATACGCCGGTGACCATTCTTGATCCGAAGTGTACCGCCAAGACCTTCCCAGACTATTTTGAGCAGTTGGCGCGTATCAGCCAGTTGGCCTAA
- the serC gene encoding 3-phosphoserine/phosphohydroxythreonine transaminase, producing the protein MTQVYNFSSGPAMLPVEVLRRAEQELCNWHGLGTSVMEISHRSKEFIAVAEQSEQDLRDLLKVPANYKVLFCHGGARAQFAALPLNLLGDNTTADYIDGGYWAHSAITEAEKYCQPNVIDVKTTVDGLSGIKPMKEWQLSDNAAYVHYCPNETIDGVAIDETPDFGDKVVIGDYSSTILSRPLDVSRFGVIYAGAQKNIGPAGLTLVIVRDDLLGKARREVPSILDYTVLAENDSMFNTPPTFAWYLSGLVFKWLKEQGGLVEMQKRNQAKAELLYSTIDQSDFYRSRVAIANRSWMNVPFQLADPALDKVFLSEAEAIGLQALKGHRVVGGMRASIYNAMPLAGVKTLTDFMVDFERRHG; encoded by the coding sequence ATGACTCAGGTTTATAATTTTAGCTCAGGCCCGGCGATGCTGCCGGTTGAAGTGTTGCGTCGTGCGGAACAAGAGCTGTGCAACTGGCACGGTCTTGGCACTTCGGTGATGGAAATCAGCCATCGCAGTAAAGAATTCATCGCCGTCGCCGAACAGTCCGAACAGGATCTGCGCGATCTGCTGAAAGTCCCCGCCAACTATAAAGTGCTGTTCTGCCACGGCGGTGCCCGTGCGCAATTCGCCGCGTTGCCACTGAACCTGTTGGGAGATAACACCACTGCCGACTATATCGATGGCGGTTACTGGGCGCACAGTGCGATCACCGAAGCGGAAAAATACTGCCAACCCAACGTGATCGACGTTAAAACCACCGTTGATGGCTTAAGCGGCATCAAGCCAATGAAAGAGTGGCAGCTGAGCGATAACGCGGCTTACGTCCACTATTGCCCGAACGAAACCATCGACGGCGTGGCGATTGATGAAACGCCAGACTTTGGCGATAAAGTGGTGATTGGCGATTACTCTTCGACCATCCTTTCCCGTCCGTTGGACGTCAGCCGTTTCGGCGTTATCTATGCGGGCGCGCAGAAAAACATTGGTCCCGCTGGTCTGACGCTGGTGATCGTGCGTGATGACCTGCTGGGTAAAGCACGTCGTGAAGTCCCGTCGATCCTGGATTACACCGTGTTGGCAGAAAATGACTCGATGTTCAATACGCCGCCAACCTTCGCCTGGTATCTGTCTGGCCTGGTCTTCAAATGGCTGAAAGAGCAGGGCGGCCTGGTGGAAATGCAAAAGCGTAACCAGGCCAAGGCTGAGTTGTTGTATAGCACTATCGATCAGTCGGACTTCTACCGTAGCCGCGTGGCCATTGCCAACCGCTCCTGGATGAACGTTCCATTCCAGCTTGCCGATCCTGCGCTGGATAAAGTGTTCCTGAGCGAAGCAGAAGCCATTGGCCTGCAGGCACTGAAGGGCCACCGCGTAGTAGGCGGCATGCGTGCTTCCATCTATAATGCGATGCCGCTGGCGGGCGTGAAGACCCTGACCGACTTTATGGTCGATTTTGAACGTCGCCATGGTTGA
- a CDS encoding DUF421 domain-containing protein, protein MQAFDIQRMAFDETTPEFLAEVALRCLFTFLLVFIFLKMTGRRGVRQMSLFEVLIILTLGSAAGDVAFYHDVPLLPVLMVFVSIMVMYRFSTWLMDRFQKLQTWMEGEPLILVSEGLFDWDILCRENITHDEFFMELRQAGVEHLGQVRLGILEVNGTISVYFYPDEQVRPGLPVLPAKCVKSVVEIDVEGDYACGMCSLISTLTPSPEHDCPRCGNRKWIAALSHSRVS, encoded by the coding sequence ATGCAGGCATTTGATATCCAAAGAATGGCATTTGACGAGACCACGCCAGAGTTCCTGGCCGAGGTGGCGCTACGCTGCCTGTTCACTTTTTTGCTGGTATTTATCTTTTTAAAAATGACCGGGCGGCGTGGCGTACGCCAAATGTCGCTGTTTGAAGTGCTGATCATCCTGACTCTGGGGTCCGCCGCTGGTGACGTCGCGTTTTATCACGATGTTCCTTTGCTACCGGTGCTGATGGTGTTTGTTTCCATCATGGTGATGTATCGCTTTTCCACCTGGCTGATGGATCGCTTTCAAAAACTCCAGACCTGGATGGAGGGTGAACCGTTGATTCTGGTCAGTGAGGGGCTATTCGATTGGGACATCCTGTGCCGGGAAAATATCACTCATGATGAGTTCTTTATGGAACTCCGTCAGGCCGGTGTTGAGCACCTTGGGCAGGTAAGATTGGGCATCCTTGAGGTGAACGGCACCATATCGGTGTATTTCTACCCGGATGAGCAGGTACGGCCCGGGTTACCGGTATTACCGGCAAAATGCGTCAAAAGCGTGGTTGAGATTGATGTGGAGGGGGATTACGCCTGCGGCATGTGTAGCCTGATCTCCACCTTGACGCCATCACCGGAACACGACTGCCCACGCTGTGGCAACCGTAAATGGATCGCAGCCCTGTCCCATAGCCGGGTCAGCTGA
- the cmk gene encoding (d)CMP kinase, with translation MTATVPVITVDGPSGAGKGTLCKALAESLGWRLLDSGAIYRVLALAALHHQVDITSEEALVPLAAHLDVRFVAQDGKLQVILEGEDVSNEIRTETVGNTASQTAAFPRVREALLRRQRAFREAPGLIADGRDMGTVVFPDAPVKIFLDASSEERAHRRMLQLQEKGFNVNFERLLAEIKERDDRDRNRAIAPLVPALDALVLDSTSMSIEEVIQRALAYAHEVLALPQQ, from the coding sequence ATGACGGCTACAGTTCCGGTGATAACCGTTGATGGACCAAGTGGTGCAGGCAAAGGCACGCTGTGCAAAGCGCTGGCAGAATCCCTTGGTTGGCGTTTGCTGGACTCCGGCGCGATTTATCGCGTCTTGGCCCTGGCAGCGTTGCACCATCAGGTGGATATCACCTCTGAAGAGGCGTTAGTCCCCTTGGCCGCCCATCTCGACGTCCGCTTTGTTGCTCAGGACGGCAAGCTGCAGGTTATTTTGGAAGGTGAGGACGTCAGTAATGAGATCCGCACCGAAACCGTTGGCAATACGGCTTCGCAAACGGCCGCATTCCCACGAGTTCGTGAGGCGCTGCTGCGCCGCCAACGCGCTTTCCGCGAGGCTCCGGGCCTGATCGCCGATGGCCGTGACATGGGCACGGTGGTGTTCCCGGATGCGCCGGTTAAAATTTTCCTTGACGCCAGTTCCGAAGAGCGTGCGCATCGTCGCATGCTACAGTTGCAGGAAAAGGGCTTTAATGTTAACTTTGAACGTCTTTTAGCCGAGATAAAGGAACGGGATGACCGTGACCGTAATCGGGCTATTGCGCCACTGGTACCGGCTCTCGATGCCCTCGTGTTGGATTCTACCAGCATGTCGATCGAGGAAGTGATCCAGCGGGCGTTGGCATATGCACATGAAGTTTTGGCGTTGCCGCAGCAATAA